The Pochonia chlamydosporia 170 chromosome 1, whole genome shotgun sequence genome window below encodes:
- a CDS encoding glycoside hydrolase (similar to Neosartorya fischeri NRRL 181 XP_001262228.1) — MKSSLLLGQALLAYMTSAQQVYIPAEGPTPRPQCKHSKTKEPHYSYKPFSFTLTETVRHATSVPAPTATTTYAPPPESVSTLVPSLSYTTWGKWDRNATSKANDTNDPYGQAAWTALWQHANPPNFTEKAVYSTTVSPTPVPTSDLVLPPRDYFGPTDCYNFPANFSFGVASSASQIEGATAEEGKSPSLMDILVQDSRPKSYTTNEHYYLYKQDIERVAAMGAKYFSFSLAWTRILPFALPGTPVNKEGIDHYNDVINFILEKGMIPVVTLLHFDTPLQFYGSNLTTAADKPEIGYVNGAYQNETFPDAFVHYAKVAMTHYADRVPIWFTFNEPLLYSYNAKSIDHVIKSHARVYHFYKEELKGTGRISLKFNNNFGVPRDPKSKADVSATNHFNSIQLGPFCDPIYLGKDYPESFKKTFPDYVKLSKKDLEYIGGTADFLGIDPYTATVVSPPVANDANSVLDCATNSSSTFRPYCVNQTSVNVYGWDIGYRSQSYVYITPTYLRSYLNYLYNTWKTPVAITEFGFPVFAESEKGLSDQLFDSPRSVYYLSYMSEVLKAIWEDGVEVVGAYAWSFADNWEFGDYDAQFGLQVVNRTTQTRYFKKSFF; from the coding sequence ATGAAgagctctcttcttttgggtCAAGCCTTGCTGGCTTACATGACCTCGGCACAACAAGTATACATACCAGCAGAAGGGCCAACACCACGACCCCAATGCAAACACTCCAAGACAAAGGAGCCTCATTATTCTTATAAGCCCTTCAGCTTTACTCTAACGGAAACTGTCCGCCATGCCACCTCGGTGCCTGCTCCAACTGCCACCACAACATATGCTCCTCCGCCTGAGTCTGTATCGACATTAGTCCCATCTCTATCCTACACGACATGGGGCAAATGGGATCGCAATGCCACGAGCAAAGCAAACGACACAAATGATCCATATGGCCAGGCTGCTTGGACGGCCCTTTGGCAACATGCCAATCCACCCAACTTTACCGAAAAAGCTGTATACAGTACCACTGtgtctccaacaccagttCCCACCAGTGACTTGGTGCTCCCTCCCAGAGACTACTTTGGGCCTACCGACTGTTACAATTTCCCAGCCAACTTTTCCTTTGGCGTTGCCAGTTCGGCCTCTCAGATTGAGGGAGCTActgctgaagaaggcaaatCCCCTTCTCTCATGGACATTCTGGTTCAGGACTCTCGGCCAAAATCCTACACCACAAATGAGCACTACTACCTTTACAAGCAGGACATTGAGCGTGTTGCAGCAATGGGCGCCAAGTACTTTTCCTTCAGTCTCGCATGGACTCGTATCCTACCGTTCGCTCTGCCTGGAACCCCTGTGAACAAAGAGGGCATTGATCACTACAACGACGTCATCAACTTCATTCTGGAAAAGGGCATGATCCCCGTCGTCACTCTGCTACACTTTGATACGCCGCTCCAATTCTACGGTAGTAACCTTACCACGGCTGCGGACAAACCCGAGATTGGATATGTCAACGGTGCTTATCAAAACGAGACCTTCCCAGACGCCTTTGTTCACTACGCCAAGGTTGCCATGACCCATTACGCCGACAGGGTGCCCATCTGGTTCACGTTCAACGAGCCCCTGCTCTACTCATACAATGCCAAGTCTATCGACCACGTTATCAAGTCCCACGCCCGCGTCTACCACTTCTACAAGGAGGAGCTGAAGGGCACAGGACGCATCTCCCTTAAGTTcaacaacaactttggcgtGCCGCGAGATCCAAAGAGCAAGGCTGACGTATCTGCCACTAACCACTTCAATTCAATCCAACTTGGCCCTTTCTGCGATCCCATCTACCTGGGCAAGGATTACCCCGAATCCTTCAAGAAGACCTTCCCCGACTACGTCAAGCTAAGCAAAAAAGATCTGGAGTACATTGGAGGCACTGCCGACTTCCTCGGCATCGATCCATACACCGCAACCGTGGTGTCGCCCCCGGTGGCAAACGACGCCAACAGCGTGCTAGACTGTGCGACCAACTCGTCATCCACCTTCAGGCCATACTGCGTGAATCAGACGTCCGTCAACGTCTACGGCTGGGACATTGGCTATCGCTCACAGTCATACGTGTACATTACCCCTACATACCTGCGAAGCTACCTCAACTACCTATACAATACGTGGAAGACGCCCGTTGCCATTACGGAATTCGGATTCCCCGTTTTTGCAGAGTCAGAGAAGGGCCTCTCTGATCAGCTGTTTGACTCGCCTCGAAGTGTCTACTACTTGAGCTACATGTCGGAGGTTCTCAAGGCCATTTGGGAGGATGGCGTTGAAGTGGTTGGTGCGTATGCTTGGTCTTTTGCTGATAATTGGGAGTTTGGCGACTATGATGCCCAGTTTGGGTTACAGGTCGTGAATCGTACGACGCAGACGAGGTATTTTAAGAAGAGCTTTTTTTGA
- a CDS encoding carboxypeptidase protein (similar to Eutypa lata UCREL1 XP_007797526.1) yields MAQLEETAVIAMIKEALEHSPYACSSLVRMTAGTTNFVFRGTLVQPITSPNGLNNTVIIKHSKCHVPGNKDFPLDLSRCLVEESMLEALNTFPAGAMGVTTPHLYWFDRDTHIMVIGDLPNALDLKSIMTSPVVNTTLNLTVASTIGRHLGTWLRTFHTWGSEPAQIRLLNEMNQNKAMRDLKYKITYGTFIEVLQEFPDILGDDAMQLQALREWAAKEFEKNPADKDQQGWGLIHGDFWTGNVLLPTNSSSRVLSSEKLKMFIVDWEFVQFGNWSYDLGQMIGDIYEREHFHNIDHALLMIRAFVEGYGGLSDDMAYRTAIHSGVQLLGWYKRRAPGSPLFGTRRQIEAMVVLGKEFVLRGWQKDRVWFETSPLAALFI; encoded by the exons ATGGCACAATTGGAGGAAACTGCTGTCATTGCGATGATCAAGGAAGCGCTTGAACATTCGCCCTACGCTTGCTCGTCGCTGGTACGTATGACCGCCGGCACGACCAATTTCGTATTTCGCGGCACCCTCGTCCAGCCAATTACAAGTCCAAATGGCTTGAACAATACTGTAATCATCAAGCACTCAAAGTGCCATGTGCCCGGGAACAAAGACTTTCCGCTTGATTTGTCTCGATGC cttgttgaagagtcTATGCTTGAGGCATTGAATACCTTTCCCGCCGGCGCCATGGGAGTAACCACACCACATCTCTACTGGTTTGATCGAGATACCCATATCATGGTAATAGGGGATCTTCCTAATGCGCTCGATTTGAAGTCAATTATGACTTCGCCAGTGGTGAATACCACACTCAATCTCACAGTTGCATCAACCATTGGACGCCATCTTGGTACGTGGCTACGAACTTTCCACACATGGGGTTCAGAGCCAGCTCAGATTCGACTCTTAAATGAGATGAATCAAAACAAAGCTATGAGAGACTTGAAATACAAAATCACTTATGGCACCTTCATTGAGGTTCTTCAAGAATTTCCCGACATTCTAGGAGATGATGCTATGCAGCTACAAGCTCTTAGGGAATGGGCCGCCAAAGAATTCGAGAAGAATCCCGCAGACAAAGACCAGCAAGGTTGGGGACTTATACACGGAGACTTTTGGACTGGAAA CGTCCTGTTGCCAACAAACTCGTCAAGTAGAGTGCTCTCAtcggagaagttgaagatgttcATTGTAGATTGGGAATTCGTCCAATTCGGAAATTGGTCCTATGACCTTGGGCAAATGATTGGCGATATTTACGAACGTGAACACTTTCACAACATCGACCACGCTCTGCTGATGATCAGAGCCTTTGTGGAGGGATACGGTGGACTAAGCGACGACATGGCATACCGTACCGCTATTCATTCAGGAGTTCAGCTATTGGGCTGGTACAAGAGACGAGCGCCAGGGAGTCCTCTGTTCGGAACACGGAGACAGATAGAGGCGATGGTCGTGTTGGGAAAGGAGTTTGTGCTCAGGGGCTGGCAGAAGGATCGGGTGTGGTTCGAGACGAGCCCTCTGGCTGCATTGTTTATTTGA
- a CDS encoding oxidoreductase CipA-like (similar to Metarhizium acridum CQMa 102 XP_007809030.1) yields the protein MSAIKNVTIVGAAGNLGTSVFSKLVDSGKFNIQVLRRPDSTTQYPAGTKVVDVDFSSVDDLTAALKGQDAAIALFGATSLGLQYGLIDASIKAGVKRFIPSEFGGDVGLPKNRTLLPFIEKGKVQDYLSEKSKSSSLTYTYVYNGPFLDWGIQHNFILDTSDYQPTIYNGGDVVFNTTSLDTIANGVVAVLSHPDETKNRAVYLGDFKVSQNDLLAIAKKVAPNKPWQPKHTTLDEATAEADKRLGQGVVDYHTIAPYLYRSIFDPEHGGNFKHNDNELLGVPKKGQKFIEEVFAKKLA from the coding sequence ATGTCCGCCATCAAAAACGTCACCATTGTCGGTGCTGCCGGCAACCTTGGCACATCCGTCTTCAGCAAGCTCGTCGACTCGGGCAAGTTCAACATCCAAGTCCTAAGACGACCCGATTCCACCACTCAATATCCCGCTGGCACAAAAGTCGTAGACGTCGACTTCTCCTCTGTTGACGACCTTACAGCCGCTCTCAAGGGCCAAGATGCTGCGATTGCACTCTTCGGTGCCACCTCCCTCGGCCTTCAGTACGGGTTGATTGACGCATCCATCAAGGCCGGAGTTAAGCGTTTTATCCCCTCCGAGTTTGGCGGCGATGTAGGCCTTCCCAAGAACAGAACCTTGTTGCCTTTCATTGAAAAAGGCAAGGTCCAGGACTACTTGAGTGAGAAGTCGAAATCCTCCTCCCTCACATACACATATGTTTACAATGGCCCCTTTTTGGACTGGGGCATTCAGCATAACTTCATTCTCGATACCTCAGATTACCAGCCGACTATTTACAACGGAGGAGATGTAGTCTTTAATACTACTTCTCTGGATACCATTGCCAATGGTGTGGTTGCGGTGCTCTCACACCCAGATGAGACCAAGAATAGGGCCGTCTACCTTGGAGACTTTAAGGTGTCGCAGAATGATCTTCTAGCCATTGCGAAGAAGGTGGCACCCAACAAGCCGTGGCAGCCCAAGCACACTACTTTGGATGAAGCCACTGCCGAGGCAGACAAGAGGCTGGGTCAGGGCGTTGTGGACTATCATACCATTGCTCCGTATCTGTATCGATCTATTTTCGACCCAGAGCATGGCGGTAACTTCAAGCATAATGACAATGAGCTGTTGGGCGTGCCGAAGAAGGGCCAGAAGTTTATCGAGGAAGtgtttgccaagaagctggccTAG
- a CDS encoding transcription factor Zn, C2H2 / Cys6 (similar to Metarhizium robertsii ARSEF 23 XP_007818301.1) has protein sequence MPLCMIVQPHHTSPRGVSCTYHRGNPAAGRDEAVDDTAQAEPLPLLLSDGDSNASLGSSSPELLTLEAPALLQIEDSENHDADEQLAFDKTTALNILYRVLTKQTPGSPSEPQAIPRLWLTARIESYLATFHPRWPVLHAPVINETTDSIQVLSTIVMADLWLNGDVKLKDQILRIHENLVRQLYRELNDADLDPTRPWPVDLYQVSLLNVIFAFETGRDSVIRQSRMLFSVLVTSLRMNGCFQSSAIESQRLAHHPGDFRPWVFGTLERWKRIATCAFKVDSYLSLLYNQPPLLRRDELELGLTSTFAMWNSHGIMIFFDRSRSEPWSRNNYQMSQLDVRRPDQVPSGMLPEDIQLCLLGMWNDIRSLKKDTALNRDIAALKKADLSQQLYLALEQLEAIVTESRKPLVVGGYTATILKSYLGSEASRGPNWRKDVTSRLDSCISNIRPLLLLLTIHLHADIPTLRDVYLSPAPLQMQPTAASQLWQQNVLKIQEWTLSSDGRTAVVASLQTWFAYESSLLINPTQSAHAFDPVVYLALSAAATVLWAWTMNDVEVCVCHPSTPKADVTGSGMHLQPDVQNWIRGGGGGISFLGQPVCKCTVATRIADWTEALAKAGRTWEVAATDANLFRCSWLGT, from the exons ATGCCGCTCTGCATGATAGTGCAACCGCATCACACGAGCCCC AGGGGTGTGTCTTGCACGTATCACCGGGGGAACCCTGCTGCGGGACGGGACGAAGCCGTAGATGACACTGCTCAAGCTGAACCACTTCCCCTTTTATTGAGTGATGGCGATTCCAATGCATCATTAGGCTCGAGTTCTCCCGAGTTGTTGACATTAGAAGCTCCTGCTTTGCTTCAAATAGAAGATTCGGAGAATCATGATGCGGATGAACAACTCGCCTTTGACAAGACAACAGCTCTGAACATTCTGTACAGAGTTCTCACAAAACAAACCCCTGGTTCTCCTTCTGAACCTCAGGCAATACCGCGGTTATGGTTGACAGCGAGAATAGAGTCTTATTTGGCGACATTTCACCCACGATGGCCGGTTCTTCACGCGCCAGTCATCAACGAGACCACAGACTCCATTCAGGTCCTTTCAACGATTGTGATGGCTGACTTGTGGCTCAACGGGGATGTCAAGTTGAAAGACCAGATTTTAAGGATTCACGAGAACCTTGTCCGACAACTATACAGGGAATTG AATGACGCCGACTTGGATCCCACGCGCCCATGGCCAGTAGACCTGTATCAAGTCTCCCTTCTTAACGTCATCTTCGCTTTTGAAACAGGA AGAGACAGCGTCATTAGACAATCCCGCATGTTGTTCAGCGTGCTAGTTACATCCTTACGAATGAATGGTTGCTTCCAAAGCTCCGCCATTGAGTCTCAACGCCTCGCACACCACCCCGGAGACTTTCGTCCCTGGGTTTTCGGAACACTCGAGCGCTGGAAAAG GATAGCCACCTGCGCATTCAAAGTAGATTCCTACCTATCCCTGTTGTACAATCAACCGCCGCTGCTTCGACGCGACGAGTTAGAGCTAGGCTTAACATCAACGTTTGCCATGTGGAACTCACACGGCATCATGATATTCTTTGACCGCAGCCGCAGCGAGCCATGGTCACGCAACAACTACCAAATGTCCCAACTGGACGTGAGGAGACCCGATCAAGTACCTTCGGGCATGCTACCAGAGGACATCCAGCTATGCCTGCTGGGCATGTGGAACGACATCCGGTCGCTCAAAAAGGACACGGCACTGAACCGCGATATTGCGGCGTTAAAAAAGGCAGACCTATCCCAACAGCTGTATCTTGCACTGGAACAATTGGAAGCAATTGTCACTGAGTCAAGAAAGCCCCTCGTCGTAGGAGGCTACACAGCGACCATTCTCAAAAGCTATCTCGGCAGTGAAGCATCTCGGGGTCCCAACTGGAGAAAAGACGTTACAAGTCGTCTAGACTCATGTATTTCAAATATCAGGCcgctcctcctgctcctcaCGATCCATCTCCACGCTGATATTCCCACACTGCGAGACGTGTACCTCTCCCCCGCCCCTCTACAGATGCAACCCACAGCTGCCTCGCAGCTATGGCAGCAGAATGTGCTCAAAATACAAGAATGGACGTTATCATCAGACGGGAGGACAGCGGTCGTTGCATCACTACAAACGTGGTTTGCCTACGAGTCGTCCTTGCTAATCAATCCCACGCAGTCGGCACACGCGTTCGATCCAGTCGTTTACTTGGCGTTGTCGGCGGCCGCCACTGTGCTCTGGGCATGGACAATGAACGACGTGGAAGTATGTGTGTGCCATCCTTCCACGCCAAAGGCCGATGTTACTGGCAGCGGTATGCATTTACAGCCGGATGTGCAGAACTGGATTCgtggtggcggaggtggtATTTCTTTCTTGGGTCAGCCGGTGTGTAAGTGTACGGTTGCTACGCGTATTGCTGACTGGACTGAGGCTTTGGCAAAGGCTGGGAGGACGTGGGAAGTTGCTGCTACGGATGCCAATTTGTTTCGGTGCTCCTGGCTGGGGACGTAG
- a CDS encoding C6 transcription factor (similar to Metarhizium acridum CQMa 102 XP_007809032.1) has protein sequence MEKRLPPLMPSPSTVIHHRSDDKVSFARQKRRQVASACLNCRKRKEKCDDKRPTCGACARRGVTCNNESKDDESANCIALRHRNMSLRQENEQLRDLFKLLHNLPTEEGQEVIARLKVADDPIQVLRAVQEATLLINNPNSRSYSALMDSRLERLDLLALRENAIRVDAKPWTAVASDGIVSELVSSFFNWENSFYVPIIDRDAFLEEMRSGNPATAKYCTPFLVNAICADRCYTSRRTRAFSGVSKKDLGDEFYNEAKKLLHLENGRVSVPTVQGLALLFAVACYRGTDKLGQIYRLAAYDMFHRLDVDAMHEQAKDDPLKARDRSVLCRLAWGLFIYESIVGYIYFQKSSLPPPKLPRCFEPPPSANDGPAPNVDLFGNLHTNESKSPPLIRGALYLACDITVMLYESMEWNETAEDKGIVGSEEDLEKRREKMAEVRQWRANLPPNLRDDTNFTPQTCYLRAYMNEVLFSILKPLPANTEVEPGWTVKALQLNFCKIDIDNMERFVQVYTLRDYACINICGAYNSILILVQYLADPTVHQMFAKAAYLIGETGGDFPMCRFILLAIRAMAWQAKNALPANAKAYFANLDEGKNYRDISFGIPEEDKKKMVAQRGEPRPTHKGDDMGTLLFRWSAMSIE, from the exons ATGGAGAAGCGACTCCCGCCCTTGATGCCGTCTCCCTCCACGGTCATCCACCACAGAAGCGACGACAAGGTCAGCTTTGCCCGCCAAAAGCGTCGGCAGGTAGCCTCTGCCTGTCTGAATTGTCGTAAACGTAAGGAGAAATGTGACGACAAGAGACCAACATGTGGTGCCTGTGCTCGCAGAGGCGTCACTTGCAACAATGAGAGCAAGGACGACGAGTCAGCCAATTGCATAGCATTAAGGCATCGCAACATGTCTCTAAGACAAGAAAACGAGCAACTTCGCGATCTTTTCAAGTTGCTGCATAATTTGCCGACTGaggaaggacaagaagtcatTGCAAGGTTGAAAGTTGCCGACGACCCTATTCAGGTGCTGAGGGCCGTTCAGGAGGCCACCTTGTTGATAAACAATCCAAATTCAAGGTCGTACTCCGCTCTTATGGACTCGAGGCTGGAAAGATTGGACCTTCTTGCCTTACGGGAGAACGCAATTCGCGTGGATGCGAAACCATGGACTGCAGTCGCGAGTGACGGTATAGTGTCGGAGCTGGTTTCGTCGTTCTTCAACTGGGAAAACAGTTTTTATGTGCCGATTATCGACAGAGATGCATTTTTGGAGGAGATGCGGTCAGGGAATCCCGCAACAGCCAAGTATTGCACCCCTTttcttgtcaatgccatttgTGCGGACCGATGT TATACTTCTCGCAGAACAAGGGCCTTCAGTGGTGTAAGCAAAAAGGACTTAGGCGATGAGTTTTACAATGAAGCCAAAAAGCTGCTTCACCTTGAAAATGGTCGAGTGTCTGTTCCGACAGTTCAAGGGCTTGCATTGTTGTTCGCTGTAGCTTGCTATCGAGGTACTGACAAACTTGGTCAG ATATATCGATTGGCGGCCTATGACATGTTTCATAGACTCGATGTCGATGCTATGCATGAACAAGCCAAAGATGACCCCCTGAAAGCCCGTGATCGGTCGGTTTTATGCCGTCTAGCTTGGGGGCTTTTTATCTATGAGAG TATTGTTGGATACATCTATTTTCAAAAATCTTcccttccaccaccaaaactTCCACGCTGTTTTGAGCCCCCGCCTTCTGCAAATGACGGGCCAGCACCCAATGTTGACCTCTTTGGCAACCTCCACACCAATGAGAGCAAGTCGCCTCCTTTGATTAGAGGCGCTCTATATCTGGCTTGCGACATAACGGTCATGCTTTATGAATCAATGGAATGGAACGAGACAGCCGAAGACAAAGGAATAGTGGGCAGTGAGGAAGATCTGGAGAAGCGACGAGAGAAGATGGCCGAAGTACGACAATGGAGGGCGAACTTGCCTCCAAACTTGCGAGACGATACCAACTTTACACCACAGACGTGTTACCTACG GGCATACATGAATGAGGTCCTCTTTAGCATCCTCAAACCACTACCTGCAAACACCGAGGTTGAACCTGGTTGGACTGTCAAAGCGCTTCAACTCAACTTTTGCAAGATAGACATCGACAATATGGAGCGCTTCGTGCAAGTGTACACACTCCGCGACTACGCGTGTATCAACATTTGTGGTGCCTATAATTCCATCCTGATCCTAGTTCAGTACCTGGCAGATCCCACCGTGCACCAAATGTTCGCCAAAGCGGCCTATCTCATAGGGGAGACTGGTGGGGATTTCCCCATGTGCCGGTTTATTCTGCTGGCCATCagggcaatggcatggcaagcAAAAAATGCACTACCTGCAAATGCCAAGGCCTattttgccaacttggacgAGGGGAAGAACTACAGGGACATCAGCTTTGGAATCCCGgaggaagacaagaagaaaatggTGGCGCAACGAGGCGAACCAAGGCCGACTCATAAAGGGGATGATATGGGCACCTTGCTGTTCAGATGGAGTGCCATGTCTATCGAATAG
- a CDS encoding SH3 domain-containing protein: MGINNPLPASLKSECRKCGKILTSFVNPRQAFGPDKVIPPSILSNAKGFAIITILKAGFLGSGRVGSGLVVARLADGSWSAPSAIAAAGGGFGGQIGFELTDFVFVLNDTNAVKTFAQMGSITLGGNVSLAAGPVGRNAEAAGAASLKSVGGIFSYSKTKGLFAGVSLEGMAIIERRDANEKLYGTRYTAQQLLSGAVQPPPAADSLMSVLNSRVFSGMRAGSVSDDAMYNDMPVYDDRHDDVVWEGRRGDAYGQGVQRDRTGSGAGQREFGRPGRSSTWKDDVYDQQDFNPPSRSNTFASGQGYDDDFGLSSNKKIGPGRPTAPKPKFGAEKEAALKQNEAIALFNFDADQPGDLGFKKGEVITVLKKTDSDNDWWTGMIGTRHGIFPSNYVKMK, encoded by the exons ATGGGAATCAACAATCCCCTCCCCGCGTCTCTGAAGT CCGAATGCAGGAAATGTGGCAAGATTCTCACGTCGTTTGTTAACCCACGACAAGCTTTTGGTCCCGATAAAGTTATCCCGCCATCAATCCTGTCCAATGCGAAGGGCTTCGCTATTATTACCATCCTCAAGGCTGGTTTCCTGGGATCTGGTCGTGTTGGTAGTGGCCTTGTTGTCGCTCGTCTTGCTGATGGATCGTGGAGTGCTCCTAGTGCCATCGCGGCTGCAGGAGGTGGCTTCGGTGGTCAGATTGGCTTTGAACTGACCGACTTTGTTTTCGTTCTCAATGATACCAACGCCGTCAAGACGTTTGCTCAGATGGGATCAATTACTTTGGGCGGAAATGTGTCACTCGCCGCAGGCCCAGTAGGTCGCAACGCcgaggctgctggtgccgcATCTCTCAAGAGTGTTGGAGGTATTTTCAGTTACTCCAAGACCAAGGGCCTATTTGCCGGTGTCTCGCTCGAGGGCATGGCCATTATCGAGCGTCGAGACGCAAATGAAAAGCTCTATGGAACCAGATACACAGCCCAACAGCTTCTTAGCGGAGCTGTTCAACCACCGCCAGCGGCCGACTCCCTCATGTCCGTCTTGAATTCGAGAGTGTTTAGCGGGATGCGAGCAGGCTCTGTTAGCGACGACGCCATGTACAACGATATGCCCGTATACGACGATCGTCATGACGATGTAGTCTGGGAGGGCCGCAGAGGAGATGCCTATGGTCAAGGAGTCCAACGCGATCGCACAGGATCTGGGGCTGGGCAGCGGGAATTTGGTAGGCCGGGTCGATCTAGCACATGGAAAGACGACGTCTATGACCAGCAAGACTTCAACCCTCCGTCACGATCAAATACATTCGCATCCGGTCAAGGGtatgatgatgattttggTCTGTCgagcaacaagaagatcgGCCCAGGCAGACCTACGGccccaaagccaaagttTGGCGCTGAGAAGGAGGCTGCTTTGAAGCAGAACGAGGCTATCGCTTTGTTCAATTTTGATGCAGACCAACCTGGAGATTTGGGATTCAAGAAGGGTGAAGTCATCACGGTATTGAAGAAGACAGATAGCGACAATGACTGGTG GACGGGTATGATTGGAACAAGACATGGAATATTCCCCAGCAACTACGTCAAGATGAAGTGA
- a CDS encoding SNARE protein (similar to Metarhizium robertsii ARSEF 23 XP_007818298.2) translates to MAEAYERERQNDARLDELSAKVSALRGVTIDIYDNARAQDVIDNTNDTFSSMSSQLASGAGRMTRMAASGNRVAILKLAATIIGVFLVLYYALKLFL, encoded by the exons ATGGCCGAAGCCTACGAGCGCGAGAGGCAAAATGACGCCCGTCTAGACGAGCTGTCCGCCAAAGTATCTGCCCTTCGCGGCGTCACCATCGACATCTACGACAATGCACGTGCCCAGGACGTCATTGACAATACC AATGATACATTctcctccatgtcgtcgCAGTTAGCATCCGGGGCGGGACGAATGACGAGGATGGCTGCGTCGGGCAACAGAGTCGCCATTTTGAAGCTGGCAGCTACTATTATTGGTGTATTCCTGGTGCTTTATTATgcgttgaagttgttttTGTGA